From the Iodobacter fluviatilis genome, one window contains:
- a CDS encoding Do family serine endopeptidase, translated as MKKLWLIFAQTTTAGLAVWFLLSLLRPDLLQPPAPAPVVTVQQNHTEVASAPAVASYSPAAKRAMPSVVNIYTAKEVKTPLPPLLNDPRFRRFLGDRLGGEEQRASSLGSGVIVSEQGYIITNNHVVESADEIEVALSDGRTATAKLIGADPDTDLAVIKIELDRLPAITFADASKAEIGDVVLAIGNPFGVGQTVTMGIISALGRSELGINTFENFIQTDAPINPGNSGGALIDTKGNLVGINTAIYSRTGGSLGIGFAIPASTIRQIMDALIKDGSVTRGWLGVEMQEVTPELAASFRLDEAKGALIAGVVRGGPADRAGLKPGDVLLKIGGSEVRNASGMLNLIAAFKPDEEVEMEIFRRGKPVVLPVKLGKRPKFNNRR; from the coding sequence ATGAAAAAACTTTGGTTAATTTTCGCACAAACTACAACAGCAGGTCTTGCTGTCTGGTTTCTATTGTCCTTACTTCGTCCTGATTTGCTTCAGCCACCTGCGCCCGCGCCTGTGGTGACCGTGCAGCAAAACCATACAGAAGTGGCTTCTGCGCCTGCGGTGGCGTCATACAGCCCTGCCGCAAAGCGAGCGATGCCTTCGGTGGTAAATATCTACACTGCTAAGGAAGTAAAGACCCCGCTGCCGCCTTTACTCAATGATCCGCGGTTCCGGCGCTTTTTAGGCGATCGCCTAGGGGGCGAAGAGCAGCGTGCTTCAAGTCTAGGATCAGGGGTAATTGTGTCTGAGCAGGGCTATATCATCACCAATAATCATGTGGTGGAGTCGGCCGATGAAATTGAAGTGGCTTTATCGGATGGCCGCACGGCAACGGCTAAATTAATTGGTGCAGATCCTGATACTGATCTGGCGGTGATTAAAATTGAGCTGGATCGCTTACCTGCTATTACTTTTGCAGATGCAAGCAAGGCAGAAATCGGTGACGTTGTGCTGGCCATTGGTAACCCTTTTGGCGTGGGGCAGACCGTTACGATGGGGATTATCTCGGCTTTAGGGCGCTCCGAGCTGGGTATCAATACTTTTGAAAACTTTATTCAGACCGATGCCCCGATTAATCCCGGTAATTCTGGCGGTGCTTTGATCGATACCAAGGGTAATTTAGTAGGCATTAATACTGCCATTTACTCCAGAACTGGCGGCTCCCTGGGGATTGGTTTTGCTATTCCTGCATCAACTATCCGGCAAATTATGGATGCGCTGATTAAAGACGGCAGCGTGACACGCGGCTGGCTGGGGGTAGAGATGCAGGAAGTGACACCAGAGCTGGCGGCGTCTTTTCGTCTAGATGAAGCAAAGGGCGCACTGATTGCCGGCGTAGTACGTGGCGGTCCTGCCGATAGAGCAGGCCTGAAGCCTGGCGATGTTTTACTAAAAATTGGTGGCTCAGAAGTACGTAATGCCTCGGGAATGCTGAATCTGATTGCGGCATTCAAGCCTGATGAAGAGGTAGAGATGGAAATATTTCGCCGAGGCAAACCCGTCGTCTTGCCTGTGAAATTAGGTAAAAGGCCTAAGTTTAATAATCGCCGTTAG
- a CDS encoding M23 family metallopeptidase: protein MRRHRLTLLALLSATLFSQAPAAEIPPELQKAASNAMLLQLQPSTQQGVMVEIQKSLADPRWILGSATLILPSHLDEVPETRFFMAEYTANNWQVAIEGSAEYAQLMEQAPNALFAPNERKLLLQAHSVNQRLKRNAPLAEIQTGLGLPWAEGSAWRLTGGPHGDDQTSRPFNSLDFAGGNGQVLAPRDGLIYQSCLRNGSGLITLVHNNGFSSSYYHMENLTNLSNGASVSKGTYLGKIGMGLPCGGSTTGPHVHFALKQGSNKTPVDGKIIGGWLFREGSAPYQGYALRNGNRVNVGGQLNNFGGGNSLPSGVITPKSGDSYVNLRQSPSLSAAITGSLQKGETATIVCSTQGDWVDGVWGRTQLWNRLTAGSWISDGFIDTGSNQAVAPPC from the coding sequence ATGCGTCGTCATCGCCTTACCCTGCTTGCCTTACTCTCCGCCACACTCTTCAGCCAAGCCCCAGCGGCTGAAATCCCCCCTGAGCTGCAAAAAGCGGCCAGCAACGCCATGCTGCTACAGCTGCAGCCCTCAACCCAGCAGGGCGTTATGGTCGAAATCCAGAAATCACTCGCTGATCCGCGCTGGATACTTGGCAGTGCCACCCTGATCCTGCCCTCGCACTTGGATGAAGTTCCTGAAACCCGCTTCTTTATGGCGGAATACACCGCGAATAACTGGCAGGTGGCCATTGAAGGCAGCGCAGAATATGCGCAGCTTATGGAGCAAGCGCCAAACGCGCTTTTTGCACCCAATGAAAGAAAACTTCTGCTGCAAGCCCATAGTGTTAATCAGCGGCTAAAACGCAATGCACCGCTGGCAGAAATACAAACGGGCCTTGGCCTGCCATGGGCTGAAGGCAGCGCATGGCGGCTGACCGGCGGGCCGCACGGCGACGATCAAACCAGCCGGCCTTTCAATTCTCTGGATTTTGCAGGCGGTAACGGCCAGGTACTCGCCCCACGCGACGGGCTGATTTATCAAAGCTGCCTGCGTAATGGCAGCGGGCTGATTACCCTTGTCCACAACAACGGCTTCAGCAGCAGCTATTACCATATGGAAAACCTGACTAATCTGAGCAATGGGGCCTCAGTCAGCAAAGGCACTTATCTGGGAAAAATCGGCATGGGCCTGCCTTGCGGCGGTTCAACAACAGGGCCTCATGTCCACTTTGCCCTTAAACAAGGCAGCAATAAAACGCCGGTCGATGGCAAAATCATCGGTGGCTGGTTGTTCCGCGAAGGCAGTGCCCCCTATCAGGGCTACGCATTACGCAATGGGAATCGCGTCAATGTTGGTGGCCAGCTGAATAACTTTGGCGGGGGCAACTCGCTGCCTTCTGGTGTGATTACGCCAAAAAGTGGTGACAGCTACGTTAATTTGCGCCAATCACCCTCTTTAAGCGCTGCCATCACAGGCAGTTTGCAAAAGGGAGAAACGGCCACAATTGTTTGCAGCACTCAGGGCGACTGGGTAGATGGCGTATGGGGGCGCACCCAGCTCTGGAACCGCCTAACAGCAGGCAGCTGGATCAGCGATGGTTTTATTGATACCGGCAGCAATCAGGCCGTTGCACCGCCTTGCTGA